GGATGTGAGCGGGTCCGAAGCGGGCGCCGGGACGATAGCTGACACCGGCGTCGAAGGGGATGCCGATGACCTTGACGTCGATCTTCTCACCGGGACGCTCGGCTTCGACTTCATCGATGCGCGGCAGCAGTCCGAACGTCGGGGGTCCTGCGTAGCGGGGTGTCTTGCTGTAGTCGGCTGGGCCGAGCGGCTGAGACGTCACTGGCTTGCTCCTTCGTCGTTGCGGCTGACCCGACCCGGACGGGCCGGAGGCTGTTTGCCCAGCCTAGGACGTGGCTCACACAACACCGATATCCAAATGGGACTATTTGGAACCACCGCTATACAAGATGGATAGAATCGGGTGCATGGTCACCTTGGAACAGATCTGGTCACGCACAGAACTCGCGCTCGAGGTCATCGTCGATTCGGCCACCGCAGCGGAACAGAATGTCACGATCGTCCACTCCTCTGAGCTGCCGGAGGTCGACGAATGGCTGGCCGGCGGTGAGGTGCTGCTGACGATCGGGGTCGGTCAGGACCTCAGCGGGGAGACGGTCAGGGACTATGTGCGGCGGCTCAAGGCCGTCGGCGTTCATGCACTCGGCATCGGTCTGGGCTCCGACCTGCCGTGGCAGCAGGTCCCACCGGGGCTCGTCGCCGCCGCAGAAGAGGCGGGTCTGGCGCTGTTCGGGGTCCCCGAGCCCGTTCCGTTCGTCGCCGTCGTCGATGCCTTCACCCGGATGCGTGAGGCCGAGACCAACAGAGAGCTGACCCGGGCGAGCAGTGCCGCTCGCCGTTTCGCGACCGCGTTGGCCGCACGGGGGCCCGCGGCTCTCGTGACCGACCTGGCGGAGACGCTGAAGGCGCCGGTCCGGTTCGTCTCGCCCACCGGCAGAGCGCTGAGCGGAGAGGATGCCGAGGACGACGTGCGTTCGGCGCTCATCGAGGAATCGGCGAAACCGACTGCGGGGCCCCGCCTGATCCGCACGGTCTCGCGGATCGTCGAGGCCGTACCGATAGGGGGTGACCGTCCGCTCGGATGGATCCTCACTCCCGCCGAGGTGGCAGGATCTCCGAAGACGCGTGCCCTGCTGCTGTCGACCGCCTCGGCGCTGTTGGCGATGTCGCTGGCAGATCTGCCCGTTCCATCTGGTCGGGCGCTGCTCTTCGAGGCTGATCTGAGCGAAGACGAAGCGCGCGGGGAGTGGACACGGGCGACAGGGCTGGCGCCGGTGGCGACGGTGGGGATGCGCATCTTCGGGGGAGTCCGCGGGGACCTCGCCGAACGCCTCATCTCCGACATCGTCGGCGGGAGTCTGCATACTCGCACCGGTTCGCTCCTCGGGGTCATCGGCGCGCGAGAGCGGGGGCTCGATGCGTTGGTGACGACGGCCGCCGAGGTCGCTGGCCTGGATGAGCTCGCGGAGAAGAGACCGCCCTTGGGGCAGCTCCATCACACGTGGATGCTGTGGCGGACGCAGCACGAATCTGAGGCCTCCGAGGTCAGGGCGCTGCTGTCGGCGGTCGATGAGGAGGCCGCCGACCGGTTCGTCGATCGGGTCCTCGGAGAACTCTTCCGGGCACGCGGCGGTCAGGAGCTGTTGGAGACTCTGCGGACCTATATCGCCGAGTCTGGAACACGGGAGCGCATTGCCGCCCAGTTGGGCATCCATCGGCACACGGTGCGGGCGCGGTTGGCGAAGATCGAAACGCTGCTCGGCCGCGACCTCTCCCGCGCCGAGACGCTGCAGGCGGTGTCGTTGGCTCTCGAGCTCGCCGAAATCTAGGTGCACCTCTCGCCGACCGTGCGGCCCGGTGGTCGGCGCGGCTGTGTTCGCTGACTACTTCTCGAAGTGTTCGAAGCGAAAGCGTTCGGCGATCTCAAGCACCCGGGCGAGGGCGTCGTCCTCGCCGATGCTGATGCGCACACCGTCACCGAGGTTGCGCACCGCCACAGCCTGTTCGACGCATGCATCTTCGAAGGCATCCGATTTCTCCCCGAGCGGCAGCCAGACATAGTTCGCCTGTGCTTCGGGCACATCCCAGCCCTGTTCCCGCAGTGCAGCTGCGAAGGTGTCACGAGTCTGCCCGATGCGGGCTGCCCGGTCGAGCACTTCGTCCCAGTGTTTGAGGGATTCGAGAGCGGCGGCCTGGCTGAGGTCGGTGACGCCGAAGGGGATGACGGCCTTGAGGAGGCCCTCGATGACGGGCGGGTGGGCGACGGCGTAGCCTACGCGCAGCCCGGCGAGTCCGTGCGCCTTGGAGAAGGTGCGGAGCAGAACGAGGTTCGGGTAGTCCCGAACGAGGCTGAGTCCATCGGCTCGACCGGGTGCTGTGGCGAACTCCCAGTACGCTTCGTCGAGAGCGACGAGGACGTGGGACGGCACCTTGTCGAGGAAGGTGCGGACTTCGTCATCGCGCAGCACCGGACCGGTCGGGTTGTTCGGGGAGCAGAGGATGATGAAGCTTGTGCGATCGGTGATCGCCTCAGCCATGGCGTCGAGGTCGTGGCGGCCGTCTGCCGTCAGCGGCACCTCGTGGCGGGTGGAGCCGACGAGTCCGGTGGTCTGTGGATACATCTCGAACGACGGCCACGGATAGATCGCCTCGGTAGTGG
Above is a window of Brevibacterium siliguriense DNA encoding:
- a CDS encoding histidinol-phosphate transaminase, which gives rise to MNDSAASDSVPSSASVSGACAASPRLRGALETFPPYIPGKPPRQVEGLEPFKLSSNENFLPPLPAVLDAMVAHATNPALYPDDAALALRQGLSDRLGVGLDQLIVTTGASELLVALTQITSDTTTEAIYPWPSFEMYPQTTGLVGSTRHEVPLTADGRHDLDAMAEAITDRTSFIILCSPNNPTGPVLRDDEVRTFLDKVPSHVLVALDEAYWEFATAPGRADGLSLVRDYPNLVLLRTFSKAHGLAGLRVGYAVAHPPVIEGLLKAVIPFGVTDLSQAAALESLKHWDEVLDRAARIGQTRDTFAAALREQGWDVPEAQANYVWLPLGEKSDAFEDACVEQAVAVRNLGDGVRISIGEDDALARVLEIAERFRFEHFEK
- a CDS encoding PucR family transcriptional regulator; the protein is MVTLEQIWSRTELALEVIVDSATAAEQNVTIVHSSELPEVDEWLAGGEVLLTIGVGQDLSGETVRDYVRRLKAVGVHALGIGLGSDLPWQQVPPGLVAAAEEAGLALFGVPEPVPFVAVVDAFTRMREAETNRELTRASSAARRFATALAARGPAALVTDLAETLKAPVRFVSPTGRALSGEDAEDDVRSALIEESAKPTAGPRLIRTVSRIVEAVPIGGDRPLGWILTPAEVAGSPKTRALLLSTASALLAMSLADLPVPSGRALLFEADLSEDEARGEWTRATGLAPVATVGMRIFGGVRGDLAERLISDIVGGSLHTRTGSLLGVIGARERGLDALVTTAAEVAGLDELAEKRPPLGQLHHTWMLWRTQHESEASEVRALLSAVDEEAADRFVDRVLGELFRARGGQELLETLRTYIAESGTRERIAAQLGIHRHTVRARLAKIETLLGRDLSRAETLQAVSLALELAEI